From the genome of Brassica oleracea var. oleracea cultivar TO1000 chromosome C4, BOL, whole genome shotgun sequence:
CTGCAACGTTTTCTACTTAAACATATGGAATCTGCCATTGGAAAAACAATGTAACATAATCCAATGTAAAAGCCTTTTTCTCTATCAGTTTCTGACATCTTATGACTTTATTAGTTACCCTTTAGGTGTTGGCTACAATGAATTTGCTTGTATTATCTTTCCTTGTATAATTAACTGGTTTATTCTCATCTTTTCTTGCGTAAAACGTTTACTAAAAGAATACATAATCACGCTAGTTTGAAATATAAGCTTTTTTTATAATTACATAGTATTATCACACATTCATATATCATTATATCAAGGTAGCTACAACACTCGAGTAATGGACAAAAAAAATCATTTGAAAGCCTAAAGAAAGAAACTACTTGGGTGACACGGCAAAAGAGAGCTACGGTCAAGAATAAACAAAGATGAAGTCACATAGCAGAGTTGTTTTCCAAGGAATCTCTTATAACCAAAAAGCCAAAAAAAAAAAAAAAAAAATCATTTGAAAGCCTAAAAAAGAAACTACTTAGGTGACACGGCAATAGAGAGCTAGGGTCCAGAATAAACAAAGGTTCAGTCACATAAATAGCATAGCCGTCTTTCCAAGGAATCTCTCATTGAAACCACAGCCGGAGCTCGAGGTCCACCCTCGTCGTCTCTCTGGCTGATTCCTGTGAGGTCTCTTGTTCAGCTTCAAGAGAAGCCATCTCCGTGCGCACTGGAACCAATGGTATATCATGCCTCACTTGTTCAGCTTCGAGAAGATCAATCTCTTCAACCAATGGTATAGTTTGGTCCACAGACGGCCCTAGCCGATCGAGGTCCACCGTCGTCGTCATCGTCTCTATGACTGATTCAAGTGGAGTCCTCCTATCATGCCTCTCTTGTTCAGCTTCGAGAGGATCCATCTCTTCAACGAATGGTATATTTAGGTCGAAAACCTCGGAAACTCTTGGTGGAGATGGAACACAAAATCGAGGAGTTCTACTTCTCGTTGGAATTTTAGGAAGTCGCCTGAGTGCCACTTCACATAGAGATAACTCTCTATGAAAGAAGGCAAGATAGAGCTTCGTCCCATCTTGGGAGTGGAATGACCATAGTCGAAATATCTGCCCTACCTTGTCCTTGAGGTTGTTCTCGCGGACGCCGTGGTTCCATCCAGAACATAAGGCGTAATTGGGACAGTTCATATTCCATCTCCTTAGTTTAGCATTCCATCCTCTACCATCCGATGCGACCACTATCACAGCAACACCTTTGTTACTACTATTATCTCTTTGATGTTCATCTATGAGGTGCAACTCTGCCTCGTTCAAGAAGTCCATCTCCACTATCTGGTTAAAGGGAATCAAGAGACGTCCTTGGTTTGGGTTGACATCACTCGTCTGAATCATCTTATCAATCACCAGCTTCGCGTCCACACCCTTTTTTGTTATCATCAGATTATCCAGCCATTCCGGTGTAACCCCTCTCTCTCTTTTGACCGGCTTTTTTCCTCTGACCGAAGGCTTAACTTCCCTAAGAGGCTCAGCTCTGATGGGTTCTTCTTCTTCTTCAGAGCGTTGATCATCATCACCATCTGTCACCATCTTTATCGAAAACTATAGTAGGATTCTCTTTTAGCAATCTCTCTGAGATAATTAACAACAATAAGAAGATGGGAGTATGGAGGCTGATAGAGGGATGAGTAGCACTGCTTATATAAAGATTTTGATATAAGACTAAAGAAGACCTTTTCCTAAGCGGACTCATCATATAAACTATAGTTTCCTTTGTCCTATTTGTTTAGGTAAAGACAATCTCAATTCTGTTAGAAGTTGCATCTTTGCCAAACGATTAGTTTTAATTATCGCTAACAAATATATATAAATATTAACATAATTAAACTAATCTCAAGAGATTCTTGGAGAACCAATCATATTAATTTGGGTGGCGTTGTATTAGCATACTTCCTTATGTGACAAATACTCTGTTATTTTTATTTAGTGAAGTTAATCTGAAATATATATAACTAGGTAATAATCCGCGCGCATGCGCGGAATGTGATTATTAGTTTCGTTATTTTTTAATAAAGAGCGTTAATCTGTTTAATCTGGATATCGGTTCGGTTTTAGGTTGTTTTTTTTTTCCTGTGATAATAAAAGATTACTATTATTTGTTTGTTTTCATGTTATGAATCTTAGATAGTCGTGATGTCGAACCAATGGTTTCATATTATAGTTTCTAAACGGATAATAGTTTTAAAAAAAAATATTATTAAGACAAACACTACAAGAAAACAGCGGTATTCTGACGGACATTCCGACGGAAAATGAAATCCTCGGAATTTCCCGAGGAAATTCCGAGGAAATTCCGAGGAAACCCAAAATTTGGGTTTCCTCGGAAAAAACCGACGGAATTCCGAGGAAACATCAATCCGTCGGAATATTCCGAGGAAATTCCGAGGAAAAATGTGTTCCTCGGAAAAAACCGACGGAATTCCGAGGAAACATCAATCCGTCGGAATATTCCGAGGAAATTCCGAGGAAAAATGTGTTCCTCGGAAAAAACCGACGGAATTCCGAGGAAACATCAATCCGTCGGAATATTCCGAGGAAATTCCGAGGAAAAATGTGTTCCTCGGAAAAAACCGACGGAATTCCGAGGAAACATCAATCCGTCGGAATATTCCGAGGAAATTCCGAGGAAAAATGTGTTCCTCGGAAAAAACCGACGGAATTCCGAGGAAACATCAATCCGTCGGAANNNNNNNNNNNNNNNNNNNNNNNNNNNNNNNNNNNNNNNNNNNNNNNNNNNNNNNNNNNNNNNNNNNNNNNNNNNNNNNNNNNNNNNNNNNNNNNNNNNNNNNNNNNNNNNNNNNNNNNNNNNNNNNNNNNNNNNNNNNNNNNNNNNNNNNNNNNNNNNNNNNNNNNNNNNNNNNNNNNNNNNNNNNNNNNNNNNNNNNNNNNNNNNNNNNNNNNNNNNNNNNNNNNNNNNNNNNNNNNNNNNNNNNNNNNNNNNNNNNNNNNNNNNNNNNNNNNNNNNNNNNNNNNNNNNNNNNNNNNNNNNNNNNNNNNNNNNNNNNNNNNNNNNNNNNNNNNNNNNNNNNNNNNNNNNNNNNNNNNNNNNNNNNNNNNNNNNNNNNNNNNNNNNNNNNNNNNNNNNNNNNNNNNNNNNNNNNNNNNNNNNNNNNNNNNNNNNNNNNNNNNNNNNNNNNNNNNNNNNNNNNNNNNNNNNNNNNNNNNNNNNNNNNNNNNNNNNNNNNNNNNNNNNNNNNNNNNNNNNNNNNNNNNNNNNNNNNNNNNNNNNNNNNNNNNNNNNNNNNNNNNNNNNNNNNNNNNNNNNNNNNNNNNNNNNNNNNNNNNNNNNNNNNNNNNNNNNNNNNNNNNNNNNNNNNNNNNNNNNNNNNNNNNNNNNNNNNNNNNNNNNNNNNNNNNNNNNNNNNNNNNNNNNNNNNNNNNNNNNNNNNNNNNNNNNNNNNNNNNNNNNNNNNNNNNNNNNNNNNNNNNNNNNNNNNNNNNNNNNNNNNNNNNNNNNNNNNNNNNNNNNNNNNNNNNNNNNNNNNNNNNNNNNNNNNNNNNNNNNNNNNNNNNNNNNNNNNNNNNNNNNNNNNNNNNNNNNNNNNNNNNNNNNNNNNNNNNNNNNNNNNNNNNNNNNNNNNNNNNNNNNNNNNNNNNNNNNNNNNNNNNNNNNNNNNNNNNNNNNNNNNNNNNNNNNNNNNNNNNNNNNNNNNNNNNNNNNNNNNNNNNNNNNNNNNNNNNNNNNNNNNNNNNNNNNNNNNNNNNNNNNNNNNNNNNNNNNNNNNNNNNNNNNNNNNNNNNNNNNNNNNNNNNNNNNNNNNNNNNNNNNTATTTTATTATTTTTTGTATTTTAAATATGTTTTCTATTTCAATTTTAATTTTATATTTTCGAATTTCATTTAAAAAAATAAATTTATAATTTTTTTTTTTAATTTTGGAAATATTCCGAGGAAGTTTATCCCTCGGAATATTCCGACGACATCTTCCTCGGAATATTCCGAGGAATTTCCGACGAACTTGTGGTCCTCGGAAATTCCGAGGAAATAGGGTTTCCTCGGAATTCCGTCGGAAATTTCCGAGGGATTTCCGAGGAAATATGAATTTCAGAGGAGTTATTTCCGAGGATTTTTTTCGTCGGTATGTCGTCGGAATAGCGTTATTCCGACGACATACCGACGATTTTTTCCCTCAGTATGCCGTTGTTTTCTTGTAGTGAAATCATTTTACTACAATTTGGTCGATAGTGAAAGAAGCATTAAGAAAAAGAATATTTTAACTTCCAAAAAAATTAGATATTTCAGTTGTTGTAAATACTTAGTTATACGGTGCTCACGTCAATGTGCAAATATATATGTATGTAAAAGTATATATAGATGGTTGATAAATATATAAAGATACTGTTAATTAATATTAAATGACATTTTTTCAAAATAATACATGAAAAAAAAAATTTAAAATGAAATTATTTAAAAACAAAAATATTGTAAAATTTATATAAACTATAATATATAACTTATATATAACTCTTTAAATATATGTATATATATATATATATGCATAAAACGAATCAAATTGGATATTCATTCCTATAAATATTGATATTTGTGATTTACTTCTTTTTTTATGGATATTGCATTTTAATATTTGATTTGTTTCATAGAGTAACGGATATCCGGATTTTTCGGTTCGAATCAAAACGGATAACAAATCGAATCAAAATTTATGAATAATTTGTCCAGCTCTATTCGTAAACAGTAAAAATAACGTAAAGAATAACCATGCATGTGAGTTTTATATTAAAACAAACATAAAGTACATAGTGTGAACGCATTTATTACAATGCTTGGCTGAGAAGCTCTCTACATGTGACATGTGTCTATTTCAGTGTGAACGCATTTATTACAATGCTTCTACACGTGACATATGTCTAATTTAATGTGAACGTATTTATTACTATTTGTTTCTCCTCTAATATATAAGGGATGACTACCTCTGTTTCTTTTTTTGATTTATTCATACCGGTTAATTTTATTTCTAGTTAACTAAAACATATAATTTTCAACATGAGAGCATTTCCAGTCTCATTCTATTTTCCATTCTAAAATAGAATTTAGAGTTAAAGTGCTCTAGTTGTATTTTATTTTTTCACTTTATAATAGAGGTTAAAATGAGTTTACTCTATATAAAAAGTTTCATTGGAGATGGTCTAATAAGTATTGAGAAATCTATGTCCAATCTGTGACATTCACATACTTATGTTTTCATGGGTTTTGGGGAGGGGTTAAGGAAAACAAAATGAAAACTTTAGTTTTTGAAAAGGTGGAATCACAACAACATTTTACTCAGAGAACATAATCACATTCACACCGGTGTGAAATATGAATTTTCTAAAATGAAACATTATTATCAACCACTTAAGGAAGCTAACACTCGGAAAGTAGTGGACAAAAAAAACATTTGGATGACTTAAAAAAACACTTGCATGGCACGTCAATAGGGAGCTAGCGTACAGAATAAAAAATTTCTAATCTAGTGCAAAATATAAACCTAATGAATGAGTAGAGTAATGAGAAAACACAAATTACTTGTTTGAAAAGAAAATAGAAACACCTTATAATTCGTAAAAGACAAGACAAAAGGTTACCATTTGAGTACAAGTTATTCTTTTCTGAAACTCTGTTAATCCCAATTTTCTGTCTGTTTATCCATAAGTATTATTTCTTTACTACACTAAATTGCTTGGATAATATTTCCTTTTGTAATTGGATAAGCATGTAAAGAAAGACTTATTCTTGGGTTCACCCCCTAGGTGAACCTAGAGGTTCACCAACCAATAGGATTATGTTATTTCAAATTTGATATCTTTTATAAAAGGAAACAAAATATTGTCAAGTTATATTATATTTTCAAAGTAAAAAGATAAAAAAATAAAAA
Proteins encoded in this window:
- the LOC106341246 gene encoding uncharacterized protein LOC106341246, with the translated sequence MVTDGDDDQRSEEEEEPIRAEPLREVKPSVRGKKPVKRERGVTPEWLDNLMITKKGVDAKLVIDKMIQTSDVNPNQGRLLIPFNQIVEMDFLNEAELHLIDEHQRDNSSNKGVAVIVVASDGRGWNAKLRRWNMNCPNYALCSGWNHGVRENNLKDKVGQIFRLWSFHSQDGTKLYLAFFHRELSLCEVALRRLPKIPTRSRTPRFCVPSPPRVSEVFDLNIPFVEEMDPLEAEQERHDRRTPLESVIETMTTTVDLDRLGPSVDQTIPLVEEIDLLEAEQVRHDIPLVPVRTEMASLEAEQETSQESARETTRVDLELRLWFQ